CCGCCTCGTCGCCCGTGAATACGGCATGGCCGCCGATGCGTTCATTGTAGTCCGCCACGGCCGCCGCCAGTTCCGGATCCCACGGGGGCGTCTTCGGCAACGAGGCAAACAAGGCCCGGGGCGGTCGCGCATAGAACGGCATGAGATCCGGTGCTTCGGCCACATAATCCGCCAGGAGATTCCGCATCAAATCTTCTCCTTATGGCCGGCCAGGATCATGCGCGGCCGCGTATCCGTCAACGGCGATCCGTTGAAATCGCCGAATACGTGGATAACGGCAAGGGCGTTCCGGGCCAGCAATGCACGGAATTCTTTTTCAGTATACATCCGAACCGATTCCTGCCATTCGCCCACGGTATCGGCGCCGCGCGTCACGCGAACGGCCTTGTTTACCCGCCGTGCCGCCGGATCGATCCAGCGGCGCTCGTGAATGCCGAAACCGTCCCGTTCGTGAAACGATTCCGGCTCCAGCGTACGTTCCACGTTCGGCGCGTTCAAGTAATCCACGAAAAAACGGCCGCCCGGTTTCAATGCGCGGGCCAGTTCCGCGAGGG
This genomic window from Candidatus Hydrogenedentota bacterium contains:
- a CDS encoding class I SAM-dependent methyltransferase; translation: MSGWHEHGFGALYPIVYAHRDVASAQIEAAFAAECLGLKPSDRLLDVGCGTGRHLVHLAPLVGCAIGLDFSETLLARARDTLHEAIWVRADMRHLPFGETFDAATSFFTSLGYFAREEENERALAELARALKPGGRFFVDYLNAPNVERTLEPESFHERDGFGIHERRWIDPAARRVNKAVRVTRGADTVGEWQESVRMYTEKEFRALLARNALAVIHVFGDFNGSPLTDTRPRMILAGHKEKI